AATTCCCTAACGTGCTTGTAGGACCTTGAACTAATAATAACTAGTATAGttgcccgcgcgttgctgcggaGTATGACTTGATTCTTTTAGTTTCTTGTGGGAATTACTGATGTATAATCATAGACATGAATGATAGAAATACTCCATCCAAGTCGGGCAGCAAAATTTTGGTAGGATTGAGCATACCCAAAATTAACTGGCTAGCTTGGATGGACAGGTCCTCAATTGTAGGAGATTCTATTGATGAGAGCGATAATCTGGAAGCAACAGATAAAGTGAACAATAAAGAGATTTACCAATCATACTTCAGATTTCAGaacaaagaacaaaaagatGGAATATGGAATAATGATATCTAAAAAGCATACTAAAATTGTAGTGGCGGTTCCAAATCTTGTAATGATTGATTGAGTTGTAAACATAATAAAATTATGAGTTCAATAAATGGTGTAAAAACAAATCGAAACAAAGATTAAATGTAGTCCTGCTATCTGCGAAAACTTGTAAGTGAAACGAATTGTAAGAAAAAACTTGATTATGCAAACCACAAAATATGACATGATATTTAGACTAATTGGTAAAACATACACCAGGCTTTTAATGTGATATGATATGTAATAAAGAACTGTATTGTAAAGATAACAGTTTATGAAGAAATGGAATTTAAACATTACTCACAAATTACTACATATAGTTAAGTCAATACAGTACTGATAGAGTATTTGATTCAAAGGAAGCTAGTATAACCCAGCCAGAGTAGCTGGCATTGGTTGTCCAAAAAATTAACTGCTTCCATTGTTCAAAGATCATTAGATCTGTTATCACTGCTGAAACAACTGGAGCTAATTACCAAAAAGTTGGACTGGAGTTTGACCAAAAAATTAATACCTCCAGTTCCCAAAAGATCCAGTTGTTTCGCTGACTATAGCTGTACCCAAAATGGAGTCAGCGCAGGTATAATTAGATAAAATAAGTTACAGGTGTACAGAGGAGCAATTTAGATTCAGTCTGCCTTTTCTTTCTAAAGTTGTTCTTTGCTTGCTGATGATGACACTGATGATGCCAATATCATTGCTCCATGCTTGGTCTCCTTCTTGCTTTAAATAAAAGAACACGTCGTTATTATTTGGATATGGTGAGTAAATCACTTTATCAAAGTCATTTTATCTATGTAGAGTAAATTAGTTAAGTATATTTAGTTGTGAGGAATTAATTATAAGGTGTGGCAAGTTGACTACTTTGAACAGATTATAAGGTTTTCATAATAAAAAATGTTAGAATTAAATCACAAATTTATAGCAGATTTATAAAACTGTATGCAAAAGTTAATATCACACATAAAACAGTGAAATTGAGATTGACTAATGCTTACTTCTTGGCTTTTTTCTCAGGCTGTACGATTCACAAAGCTTTTCCACTTGCTtcaatgtttctttttctttcagttGGAAGCTGCTCCGGTGTTACAGTGGTTGGGCTATGTTCCACCATCGATGCAAAGGATTGCTTACTTGGGAAAATGTTTCTGACCATCAGCTCGGTATATTGAGTGACTGTGATTTCGAAGAGATAGGTTTCATCAGTTTTCTTCTTAATCTCTTCTTGTAGTGTCTGCTATGTTGGATACAGTCTTTTGTTCACCAGATTTTGACAATTGATGCCAAACAGCTGCTCAGCCTGTCTCCCCATCAGAATGAGTGTTGCTTGATTATTATCATCTCGAATGGTGACATAAACTTTGTAACTGCAGGCAAAAAGAAATGCGTTACATTGAATGTAAATTTCAATTAATTTCAACCAATTATGACATAGACTTCCTTTAAATGAAGTTGGTTTTCATTAAAGTTGTAATGTTCTTATTAGCTGTACAATTAATGTTTAGAAATAAGGTTGTTAGTTGATTTACCATGGCACAGCTATTTGCACATCATGTTTAGGACAAATTAATTCACCGGTGTCTTGTGTTTGCTTAAGTTGTTTAAAACACTTTGAACAGCCTCTATACCACCAACCATTATGAACTGGAAACTGGAGGATCGAAGCAGTGCAATACACTGTTTTATTCTGTAATGTAAAGTGCAAACACTTAAGTAAGATATTTTtattcaaatatgtaattagAGGAAGGTAGAAATGAAAATCATTTGTCATACCATGTATATATCTGGATCCAATGTGTTTAATTCAAAGACCGACTTTGTTGTTTTGTCTATCATCTCTTCTGCTGTTGCCGTTTGAAAGGTACTTTTCACTTTGTCACCTGCTTTCGAGAACCTGGAATTTGTTTACACTGGGATTAATATTTTGAAATGCCAATGCTGGAATTTTGACTTTAGATGAATGAGCAAACTTTAGATGAATGATTTGATTGATACAGCAATGTTATAATAAAAATGACTCACTCAGCTTTGCATTCATTTGCTATTGGAATATCTGGATTGATCATGATGCATGAATggcctgttgttgctgctgtTACCCGTTCTGTAAGTTATAACAATAATTATATGTAGTTGTCAGCTGTAAAAATAATCAGTATCATTGTTTTTAATTAATGTTTACCTTGGAATTTGGTCAACCTTAAACCCGTGAATACAGCGAGCACTGGTGGGGATAACTGTTTAACTCTTTCCATATCAAACTCTCTAGCTATGTCACCCAAGAAGGTAATTCTGATATCCTCCCTCCTGCATTTTCAAAAGGTAGTTTTCAATTTCTTGTCAAAGCATTGAATAAATGTAATGGATCAAGTAATCTGGAAATAACATACCTCAAATTTTCTACAAAGATTTCACATTTTGATTCCAATTTTCCAGTGTCTTTGACAGTAACTTGATGTTCTGGTATGAGTGATTTGATACAACCGTAAACATCttgcataaaaaataaaaataaaaattgttagCATGATTTGACTTTTAATATAATGTATAAATTTAGAAGTTGTTTATTTAGAACTGATAAACATACCCTTAAGTACTGTCTGAGTCCTCATCTGGTCCTCCAAGTTGTCAAAATGAAGGAAGTTAAATGAATGTTCTGGGATTGGAGGGAATGCATCCATTACAGGCTCAAACTTTGTTGACTCCTTGAAACACGGTTCTACCACATGATCAGCAAGTTTATATTTTTATACAGGTTTTCGGTTATAGAAATTGGTAATGTCATCCACCTGtccttcttccattttcttGGACATGTAAGGATAAGCAGATTCCTCAATTAAACCGTGAATAGCATGTCCCTGCACAGACTTAGAAATGAAGAAAGTTATGTTCAGAGTTTTGAAACAATTATGTTAATtgtaaaaagaaaattgtaaaaaGCTTGCCTCTTGGTCGACTAACAGATAATGGAGGCCATCGTATAAGTCACTGTTATACTTTTTCGGTCTCCACAGTCTGGATGCACGAACTCTGATTTTGAAAGTAATTTGATACGGTCTTATGTGACGAAGCAATGTATGCTCTATGTTTTGTTCAGGCTGAAAATGAGAGGGAAATTGTATTCGAAGAGAAGGTATAAGTCGTGAAGGCACTTCGTTTCAATATTGTTGACATTGTTCATAGATTGATATTTTTGAAAGGAATTTACTTCCATGATTCAACTGTCTACAGTGGACCTGCAGAAGTACATAAATAAGGATCCCATTGAAATAAAATAATTGTAAGTGGATTTGAATGAGTTTGCATTTAAGGTTCAAGTACAAAAAAAGAGTTGCTGTgatcgataaaaaaaaaaaagagtcttgCTAATTTGAAGGCACAGAACATAAAACAGTTCAAAGTGTATCCAAATGTCAGTAAGAGTGTATAATATGTTCATGTACGTAGTTCAGAGGTAAAGTTGAATTCAGGAATGAAAGTTGAttcaagttgaaaaaaaaaaaaaggaaaaaaagtccAAACCCTTTCAGAGCAACCAAGCAATTTCTCAGGGTATAATGGATAACCTGTTTCCATCTGACTACTAATTTAGTTCTATGCAATTAATTGTATGCAATGAATCCTGATATGTATAACTTTTAGCTTTTCAGTTCCATTTTACTGCTTCAAAAAAGAAGCTGAAAAAACAAAGGCAAAAGTAGTCTATAACATCAGAAAAGAAGAGATCAACCAAAAAGAGCAGTCTTAACCCTCTTCCTTGTTTCATAACCTTAAACCATATATATCACTCTTACAcctttttaaatattttgattGAGTCAGAACAAAAGAGTGTTCAACAAAGTAAATTATCTGCAGTGAACAAAGTCTGTGGATATAAAGGTCATACCCTGTGTATATTGCACCAAGTTGTTCAGATCCGAAACTGTAGAGTAAACAAAGTCTGTAAAATGTAAAAACTAATATCATCTAACAGAATCAAAATTAGAATAGAAGAATATTGACAAAAAAACAGggataaaatttctttttcacCGCTAATTACACAATATAATAATATCAAATGGAATGTAAACATATTAATGCATGAACTCTAGTAAAGAAATAAATATAGAATGAAGGATGAAATGCAGTGAGTAGTTAATTTGACAGCTCAACAAAAAGCAAGAACAATCAAAACACCGATCTTCAAATGAATATTAGCAGAGATGCATATCTATCTATGCTTCTGTATTGACAACTTTACAATTGAGACGCAAAATTAACCAAATTTTAACACTCTGAACACTGTCATGACtaaaattcatattaaccaaatTCTAAATTTGGAGGGTGAAGGTATTGCAACAACTAAAGAAATTTTTAACTCACAACATTTCAAAGCCATAGTTATTAAATAAAATAATGTAGTCTGCAATTTCTTTTCTCCCAATCCATAAAAACTCAAATTTCTTATTAATACGTTGTTACTTACCTTGTTTCCGCTTTCTTGATATAATCTGAGAATGTGTGTCCATATCAATTCTCTCTGCCTGTCTTTGAGTATCTTGATCTTTTGTATTATCATCTCGTAGAAGTCTCATAATCTTTGTCTTTCCAGTTTTTGCTGCCATTAATGTATTCAAAATGAAGAGCAAAATGAGATATAAGCTACAGAATTAAAGCAAAAGGTTGGAATAGAATTGACATGCTCTGTGTGATACTGATTCAATATACTGCAATGCAAAATACGAAATACTAAATTAGAGATATTAATTCACAACTCATATGCTCTATTTTGGTTCCAAGAACAGCAAAAGTAGCACAAATAGGAAATAAGAACTCAAACAACTTTGGAAACTCATTGATATTATTCTAGAGCGCTGCTCCTCTATTTGGTTTAAAGCATTTTAAAACACTACCTAAATTTCTCTGAGTTAGCTGTTAGTAGAACACAAAGTTTATGTCAATTGTTGGCTACATGAAGAGACAGAATGAAACCTGTAACTCATAGAAGTAAAAATATAAGCTGatgaataaaacaaacacaGCTTACACTCTGTTTCAGCAAGTGTAGTTTTTAGATGAGCATCACTTTCAGTTTTTCTATACTTTTTAGATATCCAAAATACTGGATTTATAAGTATTTATGACCACTCTATTAACAGACCTCTTGGTTTGAGACAGATGAAAGTAGACTTATGACTTTGAACAAAAAGTTTTAGGTAAAC
The Rosa rugosa unplaced genomic scaffold, drRosRugo1.1 SCAFFOLD_55, whole genome shotgun sequence genome window above contains:
- the LOC133724239 gene encoding uncharacterized protein LOC133724239 isoform X2; translated protein: MDAFPPIPEHSFNFLHFDNLEDQMRTQTVLKDVYGCIKSLIPEHQVTVKDTGKLESKCEIFVENLRREDIRITFLGDIAREFDMERVKQLSPPVLAVFTGLRLTKFQERVTAATTGHSCIMINPDIPIANECKAEFSKAGDKVKSTFQTATAEEMIDKTTKSVFELNTLDPDIYMLQSLCHHSR
- the LOC133724239 gene encoding uncharacterized protein LOC133724239 isoform X1, translated to MDAFPPIPEHSFNFLHFDNLEDQMRTQTVLKDVYGCIKSLIPEHQVTVKDTGKLESKCEIFVENLRREDIRITFLGDIAREFDMERVKQLSPPVLAVFTGLRLTKFQERVTAATTGHSCIMINPDIPIANECKAEFSKAGDKVKSTFQTATAEEMIDKTTKSVFELNTLDPDIYMNKTVYCTASILQFPVHNGWWYRGCSKCFKQLKQTQDTGELICPKHDVQIAVPCYKVYVTIRDDNNQATLILMGRQAEQLFGINCQNLVNKRLYPT